One uncultured Draconibacterium sp. genomic window, TATGGTTTTCCGATGTTGGAAAGAAGAACAGAAAATCGATAATTGTGAAAACTTATTCCAGATTTTTTACAGATTTATGTAGTTTATTGTACCCAAAATTACAAGAAATTATGAAACTCAGTGTCCTGATTATTTTATGCGTACTGTTTATTACCCCAAATAAATCAATGGCGCAAACTCCATGGCAAGAACATGGAAAACTTGAAATTTCAGCCAACCAACATTACATTCAACACGAAGATGGCAGCCCTTTTTTATGGATTGGCGACACCGGCTGGGGAATGTTTCAACAGCTAACCCGTGAAGAAGTCGATCTGTATTTGGATAGTCGGCAGGAACTTGGATTTACCGTAATTCAGGCAGTAGCCCACTGGTCTCCGCATGGAGGAGGAATGGACAGGAGTCCCGACAACGCAGCCAATGCATACGGACATCGACCGTTTACCGGCGAAGAAAAATCACCCAACACCTCTGAACCATTATTGGTTGAAGGAGGCGATCTCAATTCGCCCAACGATTACTGGGATCATGCAGATTATGTTGTTGAAGCTGTAAAAAAACGAAATATGTATTTGGCACTGCTACCTTGCTGGGCTTCTCAATTGGTTACCGGCACTGGCGAGTATACAGCAGAAGAAGCAAAGTTATATGGCACATTTTTAGGAAAACGATATGGCAACGAACCAAATATTATTTGGGTATTAGGCGGCGATACCAAAGCGCAATTTGATGCCTACGATAAAAATCAGAAGTACAGTAAGTACGATTACCGCCCCATTTACCGAGCAATGGCAGAAGGAATTGTACAAGGTGTTACCGGAGAAACTCCGGCATGGAATGAAGTGCATCCTGCCTGGGATGAAGTATTTTTTACTTACCATCCAAACGGTGATTCTCCTTATGGTTCGTCGCAATGGTTTCACGAGGATGTTTGGCAAGATGCGAATGGTGTGGAAGTGTGGAAAGAAGTAAATGATGTGTACAGAACCATGCTCAATGATTATCAGTTAAAGAATCCGGTAAAACCAAGTTTATTTTTAGAAGGTTCTTATGAATATGGCTCCTATCGACATGATTGTGGATGGGTAACACCGGTGCGCGTACGCAGGCAGTTTTATCAGACATTTTTTGCCGGTGGTGCCGGGCATACCTACGGTGCTGCTCCTATTTGGTCGATGAGAGGAAACGAAGGCGATTACAATTGTGGCTATACATGGCAGCAGGCACTTGATTTTCCGGGTGCAGCACAAGTATCGCTTACAGGCAAACAATTTTTAAGCGATCACAACTGGTACGAGTGGATTCCCAATGGAAATGTTATTTCAGACCTTGGAGAAAACGAAAGTTTGAAAACTGCTGTTACCACCGAATCAAACAATATGGCTTTGGTCTATTTTTCAAATAACTCAAGCTGCAGGGTAAAAAACATTTTAAACAAAACGGCCAATGCCTACTGGTTTTATCCACAAACCGGCGAAAAGCAAAAAATATCAACATTTTCGGTAAATGAATCAAGAGATATGGTGCCTCCTTCTAAATGGGAAGATGCTGTTTTGGTACTTCAAACTCAAGAATAATAAACTAGTCCGATAAACATATAAAAGAAAACAAATGAATACTTTAAAATCAATTCTAATTGTACTGTTTCTACTACCATTCAGCCTGATATCCAATGCACAGGAAAAAACGGCAAACAGAATTCCCGAATATAAAATTCCATATGAATTGCCATCGACTGAAAATGTTATGGAAGTTTTAAACCGAATTCGTACGTACTACGAATCCACAAGTCCTCAAATTATTATTGATTCAAAAACGGGAGAAAAAATAAACGATTTTAACACCTTTAATCCCAATGCAGTTCCCTCACCTGGCTTTTCGGGTGAATGGTCGTATACTCATGGAGTTGTTCTTTCCGCTTTCGATTACATTACAAAAGTTACCGGCGACAAAACTTTCGTTAACAACAACACAAAGTTTTATAATTATGTCATCGAAAACCTCCCCTATTTTCAAAACAATTCGGATAAAATAAAAAGTTCAAAAATTGGAAACTGGGGAAGAATTATAGAATTTGAAGCTTTGGATGATTGTGGTTCGATTACTGCCGCAATGATTAAAACGTATTTAATAACAAAGGACGACAAGTACCTCGAAATCATTAATCGCACCGCAGAACACATCTCTAATCATCAGTTTCGTTTGGAAGATGGTACACTGGCGCGCAACCGCCCGCAATACAAGTCGGTTTGGGCCGACGATATGTACATGAGTGTGCCGTTTTTAATAAATATGGGTGTGCTTAGCAACAACAACGCCTATTTTGATGATGCCGTAAAACAAGTACTTCAAATGGCCGACCGTTTGTACATTCCCGAAAAGGAGTTGTTCGATCACGGTTGGAATGTAACTTCGGGCGATTATGATCCACGCTTTTACTGGGGACGTGCCAATGGCTGGGTTTTAATGTCGATGGCAGAAGTATTGAGTATTTTACCTGAAGATTACCAGGGTCGCGATAAAATACTTCATCTCTATCGTTCAATGGTTCGTAGTTTGGCCAACCTGCAGGATGGCGACGGATTTTGGCACAACCTGCTCGACAAAAACGATACCTACACCGAAACATCGTGCACTGCCATGTTTACCTTTGCCATTGCAAAAGGGATTAACGAAGGTTGGATTAGCCATGTGTATGGGCCGGTGGCACTAACCGGCTGGAATGCCCTGCAAACGCGTGTTCTTGAAAATGGTGCAGTAGATGGAACCTGCGAGGGAACAACTTTCGCCCACGATAATACGTATTACTACCACCGTGGAAAAAGCATTTATGCAACCCACGGATATGGGCCGGTTCTGTATGCCGGCGCAGAAATGATTCGCTTGCTTCAAAACGACAAAATTGAAATAGTCAATACCAATTTTGGTTCTATAAACAGTACTTTTCATTTTCTCTTAAAAAGCGAATGGCCTGAAAAGAAGTAATTGCTTACTATAAAATTCTGTAACATGAAAATTCTTGTAATAGAAGACGAACCGGAAATGAGGGAATTGATCAAACAATTTCTTAAAGATGAAAATTACCTTGTTGAAGAAGCAACTGATTTTTATTCGGGTGTCGATAAAATAGTAGCTTACGATTACGATTGTATTTTGCTGGACATTATGCTTCCGGGAGGAAATGGTCTGGATCTGTTACAAGAATTAAAAAACATGAACAAAGCCGACAGTGTTATCATTATTTCGGCAAAAGATTCACTCGACGATAAAATAAAAGGCTTAAACCTGGGTGCTGATGATTATCTTACAAAACCATTTCATATTGCAGAACTAAACGCTAGAATAAAATCGGTTATCCGACGTAAGAAATCAGATGGCAGGCGATTGCTGGAAATAGAAAATGTATCGATAAATATTGACGAAAGATTGGTTACAATCAATAACAAACCCGTGAATTTAAATCGTAAGGAGTTTGATATTCTTGTTTTTTTCGCGATGAACAAATTAAGGGTTGTGAGTAAATCGGCCATAGCCGAAAATATTTGGGGAGATTATATTGATCAATCAAACGATTTCGATTTTATTTATTCGCAAATTAAAAACCTACGTAAAAAGCTCCGCAGTCACGAGGCTGAAATAGACATTAACGCTGTTTATGGAATGGGATACAGATTAATTATTAAATGAGACTAATAAATCATACACTGCTGTTTCTTTTGTTTATATTGTTTATAACAGTTGGCTTATGGTCTGTTCTTTTTTATTCTCAACTTCTAACACAAGTTAAAACCACCATCGATGAAGGTTTGAGCAATTACAAAATTGTTATTATCGACAAATTAAAAGATGATAGTCTTATTGTTGAGCAGAATGTATTTTTGGATAATAACTACATTGTTAAGGGCGTAAGCGAAGACTTCGCATTGCGAGTAAGAGATTCTTATAAAGACACTTTAATTTTTTCTACACTTAAAAATACGAGCTACGAGGTACGCCTACTTACTACTGCCTTTGTTGCTGCCGACGGAAATTATTACGAAATGAAGGTAATTTCAAACGAAGTGGATAAAGGCAGATTAATGGGTAAGATATTACAGTCGCTACTGTGGTTATTTTTCTTTTTATTTATTGGTACATTGTTGGTAAATAATTTGGTGCTAAAAAAAACATGGAAACCTTTTTATCGAGTATTGGAATATCTGAATGATTTCAGACTTGATAAAAAAACATTTCGTGAGTTGCCCAAAACACACATTAAGGAATTTTCAATGCTAAACGATTCCATTCAAAACCTGTTAAATTTAAATGTTGATATTTTTAACAGTCAAAAACAATTTATTGAAAATGCTTCGCACGAGTTACAAACGCCGCTGGCTATAGGAATTAACAAACTTGAATTGCTTGCCGACGAGGACAAATTATCGCCGGACCAGATCAAACAAATTGGAGATATAATTCGTGTATTTCAACGACTATCGGGTTTAAATAAGTCGCTGCTCTTACTTTCAAAAATCGAAAACAAACAATTTGTATCTGAAGAACCAATTAGCTTTGACGCTATTTTCAGCAGAATTACACACGATTTTACAGACTTTACAGAATACAAAAAAATTAAAATAAGCTATCAGAAAGAAGATAACTGGTTATTCAGGATGAATAAAGATCTTGCAGAAATGATGGTATTAAACCTGGTTAAAAATGCCATTGTTCATAACCAACCAGGCGGAGAACTCATTATTCGTTTGGGAGTCTCGTATTTTACCATTGAAAACACAAGCGATAAACCAGAAATTCCTTCTGATAAATTATTTAAACGCTTTAATAAAGATGCGGATAACAAGGGTTCCACCGGCCTTGGTTTGGCCATTGTAAAAGCCATTGCCGATGCATCTGGCTTACATCTCTCCTATTCCTATCACAAAAGACATATTTTTAAAGTCATTCAAAAATCGAACTAACAGCTTTCATTTCCGAATAGGAATGTTCAAAACATTTCGCGATAAAGTATTCCGGTTTCCTTCCAGATTTATTCCAACTTGTTTCCAGATTCATATCTTTTATTTGCATATAAATTAAGCTTCATTATGAAACAAAACATTGTATTACTATTGATTCTTTTTCTAGCGGCAAACACATTTGCGCAAAGCATCAGTAAAAATGATATACCTGCTGTCGTTATAAATTCTTTTCAACTAAAATATCCGAATGCCGACGATGTTAAGTGGAAAAAGAAGAACAGTAACTACCTGGTTGATTTTAAGGTAAACAGTAAACTGAATAATCTGATATTGGATTTTAAAGGAAACGTTTTAAAGCATTCTCAGGATTTGTATGTAAGCGAGGTGCCCGAAGCTGTTCAGGAAGCAATTCGAAATAAACTGGCCTATTTTGATATGCACGATGCAGACCGTTACGAAGAAGGTGGCAAAATCACCTACGAAATAAGATTTAAAAAGGATGGGAAAAACAACTACTTCTGGACAGATGAAAAGGGAACATTATTGAAGTATAGAAGAGAATTAAACAACGATGAAATTCCTTTAGCTATTGTAAATCTTATTACAAACAAATACGGAGAATTCGATATTGACCGATCGAAATATGTAGAGGAAAATGGGAAAAACATTTATATCATACGCGGTACAATTCATGACAGGGACCACGTGTTTAATGTTGACGATAAGGTAAAAATAATCAGTCATTATAAAGATTTGCAAAACGATGAAATTCCAGATCCGGTATTAAAAGCCATCGCCGAATTTTATAAGGGGTTTAGTATTCGGGATGCCGATTTGGTGGAAGATGGAAATAGAACTTTTTACATACTGAATTTGAGAAAAGCAAATGAACAGTTTTACGTCAGGTTGAATGAGAATGGTAAAATACTGGAAGTTAAATAAGATTACAAAACATACACAGAATGAATAAAAATACAACCATAAAAATTATATCAATAGTGGCGTTTTCTTTTCTTACGATCTTCGGTTTTGCTCAGAATAAATCAGCCGACTATCTGAGTAAAAGCTGGAAAGAAGTGTCCACTAAAATGCCTGCCGGATGGTATGGTACCAATGAAGCAAAAACCGTTGCAGAAAATGTACTTATTGCACAAAAAGAAATCGGCGGGTGGGAAAAGAACAAGCCGTATCACCACGAATTTACACAAACTGAAAAAAACCACTTTCAAAACGACAAAAAAGAAATTGGAGCCACTTTCGACAATGGTTCAACCATAACAGAACTACGGTTTCTTGCTAAAATGTATTCCAGGGTAAAAGACGAACTCTACAAACAAGCCTTTGAAAAAGGACTGGAGTATATATTTATTTCGCAATATAAAAATGGCGGATGGCCCCAATTTTTCCCTGTACGAAAAGGAAGTGTATCGTATTCGGGCCATATTACTTACAACGATGATGCGATGGTAAACACCATGCAGTTTCTAAACGAAATAATTTCGGGGAACAAGGATTTTGAATCACTGCAAATAAGCAACGAAACAAAAGCAAAAGCACAAAAT contains:
- a CDS encoding response regulator transcription factor, whose protein sequence is MKILVIEDEPEMRELIKQFLKDENYLVEEATDFYSGVDKIVAYDYDCILLDIMLPGGNGLDLLQELKNMNKADSVIIISAKDSLDDKIKGLNLGADDYLTKPFHIAELNARIKSVIRRKKSDGRRLLEIENVSINIDERLVTINNKPVNLNRKEFDILVFFAMNKLRVVSKSAIAENIWGDYIDQSNDFDFIYSQIKNLRKKLRSHEAEIDINAVYGMGYRLIIK
- a CDS encoding DUF4038 domain-containing protein, encoding MKLSVLIILCVLFITPNKSMAQTPWQEHGKLEISANQHYIQHEDGSPFLWIGDTGWGMFQQLTREEVDLYLDSRQELGFTVIQAVAHWSPHGGGMDRSPDNAANAYGHRPFTGEEKSPNTSEPLLVEGGDLNSPNDYWDHADYVVEAVKKRNMYLALLPCWASQLVTGTGEYTAEEAKLYGTFLGKRYGNEPNIIWVLGGDTKAQFDAYDKNQKYSKYDYRPIYRAMAEGIVQGVTGETPAWNEVHPAWDEVFFTYHPNGDSPYGSSQWFHEDVWQDANGVEVWKEVNDVYRTMLNDYQLKNPVKPSLFLEGSYEYGSYRHDCGWVTPVRVRRQFYQTFFAGGAGHTYGAAPIWSMRGNEGDYNCGYTWQQALDFPGAAQVSLTGKQFLSDHNWYEWIPNGNVISDLGENESLKTAVTTESNNMALVYFSNNSSCRVKNILNKTANAYWFYPQTGEKQKISTFSVNESRDMVPPSKWEDAVLVLQTQE
- a CDS encoding glycoside hydrolase family 88 protein; translated protein: MNTLKSILIVLFLLPFSLISNAQEKTANRIPEYKIPYELPSTENVMEVLNRIRTYYESTSPQIIIDSKTGEKINDFNTFNPNAVPSPGFSGEWSYTHGVVLSAFDYITKVTGDKTFVNNNTKFYNYVIENLPYFQNNSDKIKSSKIGNWGRIIEFEALDDCGSITAAMIKTYLITKDDKYLEIINRTAEHISNHQFRLEDGTLARNRPQYKSVWADDMYMSVPFLINMGVLSNNNAYFDDAVKQVLQMADRLYIPEKELFDHGWNVTSGDYDPRFYWGRANGWVLMSMAEVLSILPEDYQGRDKILHLYRSMVRSLANLQDGDGFWHNLLDKNDTYTETSCTAMFTFAIAKGINEGWISHVYGPVALTGWNALQTRVLENGAVDGTCEGTTFAHDNTYYYHRGKSIYATHGYGPVLYAGAEMIRLLQNDKIEIVNTNFGSINSTFHFLLKSEWPEKK
- a CDS encoding HAMP domain-containing sensor histidine kinase is translated as MRLINHTLLFLLFILFITVGLWSVLFYSQLLTQVKTTIDEGLSNYKIVIIDKLKDDSLIVEQNVFLDNNYIVKGVSEDFALRVRDSYKDTLIFSTLKNTSYEVRLLTTAFVAADGNYYEMKVISNEVDKGRLMGKILQSLLWLFFFLFIGTLLVNNLVLKKTWKPFYRVLEYLNDFRLDKKTFRELPKTHIKEFSMLNDSIQNLLNLNVDIFNSQKQFIENASHELQTPLAIGINKLELLADEDKLSPDQIKQIGDIIRVFQRLSGLNKSLLLLSKIENKQFVSEEPISFDAIFSRITHDFTDFTEYKKIKISYQKEDNWLFRMNKDLAEMMVLNLVKNAIVHNQPGGELIIRLGVSYFTIENTSDKPEIPSDKLFKRFNKDADNKGSTGLGLAIVKAIADASGLHLSYSYHKRHIFKVIQKSN
- a CDS encoding PepSY-like domain-containing protein — protein: MKQNIVLLLILFLAANTFAQSISKNDIPAVVINSFQLKYPNADDVKWKKKNSNYLVDFKVNSKLNNLILDFKGNVLKHSQDLYVSEVPEAVQEAIRNKLAYFDMHDADRYEEGGKITYEIRFKKDGKNNYFWTDEKGTLLKYRRELNNDEIPLAIVNLITNKYGEFDIDRSKYVEENGKNIYIIRGTIHDRDHVFNVDDKVKIISHYKDLQNDEIPDPVLKAIAEFYKGFSIRDADLVEDGNRTFYILNLRKANEQFYVRLNENGKILEVK
- the pelA gene encoding pectate lyase, whose amino-acid sequence is MNKNTTIKIISIVAFSFLTIFGFAQNKSADYLSKSWKEVSTKMPAGWYGTNEAKTVAENVLIAQKEIGGWEKNKPYHHEFTQTEKNHFQNDKKEIGATFDNGSTITELRFLAKMYSRVKDELYKQAFEKGLEYIFISQYKNGGWPQFFPVRKGSVSYSGHITYNDDAMVNTMQFLNEIISGNKDFESLQISNETKAKAQNSFDKGVVCILNTQIIIDGKPTVWCAQHDEITLVPANARSYELASFSGAESVGIVELLMNIDHPTEEIIASVNGAIKWFEEHKIEGIKLERITNTEGQKDRVVVKDASAPTLWARFYDLETEKPFFCSRDGIKRNTFAEISHNRRNGYSWYSNKPEKVLEKYPEWLAKNQ